The genome window AAATATTCTTGATTCTATCCGTTTTTAAGAAACCACTTTTTGCTACTACTAAAACAAACGTTCACCGCTGCCAAAAATGTTGAAGCATGGAAGCATATTGATACCTTAAGCGAACTTTCTCCTGAAAACAGCTGACTTACGATTTATCACTGTAATGAGTTACCTTGGGGGCTGAATATTGAACCGCTGAAAAACTTCTGGatacaggaggggaaaaatcacCATCTCTTTCAAAGCTGCGATGTGTTCCGAAAGACCACCCACGTTCTCAAATCCAATCTAAAGAGAAATTCAACACAACAGAGTTTGTATGTTAAAGAAAGCAGCAATCTAGATCAAGGTTTCATCAGAAATTATCTCAGCACAACGGAAACATTCTGGGCAATTTTTGAAGTTGCTTTAGAGAAAACCATCAACAAAGGTAGTTGTAGATGGCACACTGAGATCTTTCGTAATCACTGGAAACACTCGCTGACACGATGATTAGTTTACGACTTAACACACTATCTATTTGCATTGCATCTCCCTGACTTCTTCCAACTTTCTTTTGATCCCTCTGAACTCTCTTTAGGTCCTGTTTCTGACGTTTCACTCGAAAAGTCCTGATTTGAATTAAGGAGAAGTTATagggcttctttttctttaagacgCAGCTcgaagatttttgtttttcgtAATAATGCCAAGCAAATGTAGAAGACATTAATTAATATATAGAAGACCTAATTAATTGACATAAACTTACACAGTTACCTTCAGATAAACTTAAACATGGCTAAATATTCATTTGAAGGAGGTTCATCCCTCCCCTATTCTCTAACGACAGCAACCTTCTTGGAGATATGCTCTCGCCATCCTCACTGCTCTCACCACCGTCCTCCGTATCACACGTGCTAAGCAAGGGAGATGAGCAAGAGGGTGTAGAATCACTGATGTCATCTGCACGTCTCTGTCTGCAAGCAAGCATATAGACCAGaaagttcaaaagaaaacagagcagataCTCAGTAACACCAAAAATCAAGGGAATTCTATCTCAAAATTTACTCTGAGATCTATTTTCCAGTCCATTGTACTCCTTGGGAATCTGATTTCAAAGGCCATGACATGATTTTCCTCGTGACAACTGTCTGCTTTCAAGAATGCTCAACAAAATATCTGGCAATCAACAGCATTCTCTACGCACTAACTGCTTACAGAATCCAAAAAGCCTTTATCATTACTAAGGCAATTTATGATTTCATTTAGATCTTTTATTGTTTAAGGTTAACTTCACATAGAAACATTAGTTGATTCCAAACAGAAACTAGAGTCAGTATTTGACtgataactttttctttttcttttttttttttttaaatctaacaAAACTTCCATAAAGCCTCTCCCTCTAAATCGAATACAATTATTTTCGGttttaagaaaatcatttgTATCCTTCAAGATTAAATAGTCTGACTAAGATTTTTAAGGGGGGATTCTGGCTTCAGTTCCAGAACCAAAgaatttcagttacagaaacCCAAGACACTACCTCCATAATCATCTTATCAGCGACCCACAAATATTGGAttgaaaaaagaaaccaacttAAAAGtatccacctcctcccctccaaatatttctttcctctctacCTTAAGACTACCAAAGTACCGTTCATAAACTTACTCTGTAATTACCACTAAACTGAAAACCCTTTGAAGCATTATGCAGTAAGGAGACTGACAGCTCTACGGATAAGTAAGAGCTATCACTAGCCATACACCAACCTGGCACGTCTCCTACATTTTTGTGACCCAGCATTTTCAAGTGACTCTTTCTGTCTGACAGAATGGGGCTGGCCCGAGTTAGTCCTCTCTCGATCTCTTTGTcttactgaaaggaaaagaatttagAATAATGATACAGATACATTTAAAGAGAGGACGATatcaaaagataaagaaaatgccACGTGTTTCACTCATCCCTAATTCCAGAAgaatttttaactgtttttgcttttcatcagTGCATGGCACAAGTGGAAAACTACGCCCTGCTTAAAGGTGAACTGAAAATCACAAGAGCAAGACTATTAAGTGTGATTAAGTACTGTTATATCAAGGATACATAGCACTAAGTATgccaaacagcaaagaaatacaatGTGCACAGGACACACGTGTCTGATAAAAACAGTGAAGTTCATGTGCAGAATGAAGGTACAGAACTGAAGCAGTACTGTGTGCGCAAACACATGTATTTGCATTCAAAAGTTTTATCTCACTTATGTGCACGAAATAAGGTTTTAAGAGAAACTGTGCGTTCAACCTACTTTCCATAGGAGCTTGGTAGCGGTCAGCAGGTTTACTCTGTCGAAGGTTGTAACGCCTTGGAACATCTTCAccatcattttctttgttctcactTCCTTTTGATGTTTGTAGTGTACCACAACATGACACCGAATCGTTAAGTACTTTTGCAAATTATATGAAATCCAAAATGCATTACACAGATGCCTGtaagttttattattatcattattttaaggACACAGTGGATCCTGCAAAACCTTAAGATGAATTTATGCAAGTCACGTTTCAGAAATCACAAATCCTAGCAGATGAGCATGCATCTAGACATTGTTCTGTCCTCTCTGAAACTGCTGATGGACTTGTCATCAGCCTCAGTGTTTAACAACAGGCAAAATTCTGTCCTATTGCTTAGCTAAGATGCAGatcttctgaaaacagctaTTTCAGAAAGTCGCTTCTTAGTTTCAGAAAGTATTTAGTGGAAAGGGTTTTAATAATCTGTAGGGCTAAGACTAAGCGTAGTAATCTAAGTCCAAGTCTAGCTCTGCCACAAATTCTGTGAGCAATAATGGGCCAGACACAGGCTTGAAGCTCACCAATGAGAAAACAATGCCAAATGCACATAAGCTTAGGCCATTAGCTTCTGTCAAGTAACCTGAAGTTGTTTCATGAAAGATGGTAAAAAACACAAGAACCAGAGTGCAATTATCTACTGGGTTCTGGAGAATATCCTCTCACGTTAACAGCAGGACACCGAGGAAGGAACATACATACTCCATTCACCTACCTGTTTGCCAAaaggatctttttttcttggaaagcaCTGCCCtctttggtttttattttttaaccccaAAGGCTGCATTGCTTTCTGAATGCAAGGTAGGTGCCATGGGGTATACAGACAGCACACGGAAAACTGAGCGATCAGTAAATGAGTTTGTGATCACTACCATCTCCAGTCCTTGGTGTTCCAACCCTTCTATCACAAAAGCATGAATTTCTCTGCTGTATTGCTCCTCTaaccctttcctttttccaataACTTCCTTTATAACAACACTGACACTTTCCTCACTCTTTTCTGGcgtatttttcattataaaagtATATTCTAGCTCTTTCCTGATTTAAAATTGTAGTTTGCATTTTGATCATCAATTAATTAACCCGGGCTCATTTCCCATTCAACATGCTATTTAAAATTCCTCTCTACAAGTCTCTACTGCACAGCTCCCTGAAACCCACACACTTTAACCAAGCTTCTCCCTCTAGACTGGCCCCCGCCTTGTATTCAAGCTACTCTTGTTAAGACTTTGAGCTAGTGTTTTCCTAACTAAACCTCCAAAGGAGTCAACTCTGCTTCTCCCTTACTAGTTCGTGGCCCAGCCATTCTTCCTCTGAAGAACTTCCCTCGGGTTCCCACCTGCCACTGTGcatctctctgctcctctgggcCTCTGAAGGGAGGAGCAAACTATTTTCTGGGGCTCAGCCTCCTGTCACTGTCTCTCTGAGCTCCTTTGCAGGTGTGCAGGTGAGCTCTATCACATAATCTAACTCGTCAGctcatctactttttttttcacctgttctGAGCTCACTACAGTACAGCCCTAGAGCTCATACTAAGGCTTGTGAAGTCAATAGCAACACAGAATTTTCACAGAAGACAAATACCCAGTAGATTAGCTTGTTTCAATTGTTTAAGACAAGGCTTTTGGTTAGAACAGagtaaagaaaacttaaaaccaGAACTCACCAATCTCATCTGGACTGCCAGGTCCAGTTCTTTCAAAGTCCGACTTCACACAGGTGAAGATATCAAGGTTCTCCTAATTCCAAGCAGCAAGAAAGATCGGTCACAAACGTGCAGAAAAACAGACGTGCATACACGTACATCCACTGACAGACACGTCTGTCTGTTGATGCTTACACAGTAACATTATCGAGGCATCCcgtacacacacaaaaaataaattattgcacAAGAGGAGAGAATGGGAATATGATTGCGTGCACCCACAATCAGTAACAAGAATTTCTGCTCTAAACCAGGGCTCAGTACATGCAGTGGTTAAATACTTGCCCAGATACAAAACTGAGTGCGTTAGTTAATCATAGGTTAATAACCTACAGCGTGACAGAACCAAGGAAAAAGAACTACCTTTCTAGCAGACATACCAAAAGAAATCATACAGGCGTGTGAGAGATGCTAATAAAAAGTACTGTGGACAATTCTGGATTCATTTCACAGCCCTGGGCAACCAGCTCTAgctgtccctgcttgagcaggggaaggttggaccaggtgacctccagaggcccCTTCTAACCTCAACCATCCTGtgatttgagagaaaaagaaggacatTCAGAGCTAAACAAAAAGCTATGAAAGTAGGTTATCGGGAAGTTTTAAAACGATGTGCCTATCATTCAAAAGAAcagtaatttaataaaatagtttaatttaatAGAGCAAAACTAAGACAGAGGAAGTATGATTGCTGCATACAACTTTAACAGGGGTTCCTCTAGAGACAGGGGTTTATTTAAGCTCTCAGGCAAGGCCAGCACATGAACAAATATACATAAAGTAGCCATCAGTTCATTCAGCTGGAAATTTGAAAGGCTTCCAGTTCCTGAAAACTCTGGGAGCAGTTTGCAACCAAGGAAGAACTCCGAAATGCAAGTTAGgtcaattaaagaaaacagctccATTTGCCTGTAACAGATGATTAAAGCTACATGATACTGGAGATTCTTTGTGagctctcaggaaaaaaaacgtTAACAGGAATCAAAATTCGAGCGAGTGACCAACACAGGAAGCTATGCACTGCCTTTTGTTAAGCTTTCCAAGTAAGTGCGTTCCTGAGCATGACGAGAAATATGATTTAGGAGTTAAGGATAAAAAGCTAAACAGCTTAAACTGCCAAGCTGAAGGAAAGCACCAGTCTTTTTGCATATTCAGTCCCCCTGGCAGAGCTTTTAGTAACATTTAGAGTAAAAACCCAAGTCCGAAACAGCTGTTTGTAAACCGTGCCCATTCAAAAAGCAGAAGGCAATTCAGAAACTGGAGTGGAAGACATGCACTGCAGCATCTCCCCGTTATCCCACATCTTCTGCAGAAGATGCTTCCTCCACTCTTAAAAGATATCTGGAGCACAACCGTATCAGTAAGACATGAAGATATAACCAGAGAGCAAGACCAAATGGTAGTTTAGACCACGCTATTCTTTGGAAGGAAGTTATTTCAGTTCAATTAAAATTACAACTAAGTTACTTCCCTACGTGAAATACTCTACAAAAGTGGCAAACTGACGGAGTACTTGCTCTGTCATTTGTACCTCAACATCTTCCCAACATCTTTGGCATCTATGCATCTGCTCCATTTCAGCCATTTTTTGTAGCAAAACTTCAGCAGTACTAAGATACAAAGTTGACATGTAAGAGCAAAGTTAGgcatgtatgaaaaaaataaaacagcacacaTAATCAGTAAGAGATTTTAATGGAGTATGCACAAAGCAAAAGTCATTGGCACTTAGCCAAGATTTTAGACATTACCAAAAAATCAGgtcaaatctttatttttgataGAGATTTAAGAACAAGCTTTTGAGGATTTGCAAACATACGctgttttcaggtttattttcccctcttactgagcacatttaaaatatatatatttaaatgcaggaggaaaataagaatTCTGACATCCTAGTAAGATGTTATAAAAAAATTATGTCAACTTTTAATCCTACTTAAGTTGCTCTGCACAATAGCATTAAGTCATTTTTTGTTAACCGAGGAAAGGCTGTTTGTTCTTCTCTACATGGGAATCTCAGTTTCGTGTTgtagaaaatgatgaaatgcaaggaaagcaaattctgaagcagaaaacaattttggcttcagaaacagaaataaaccatGGACAGAAACGCAGAATCCCTAGGACTACTTTGCTTTGACTGTATCAAACCGTCCTCAGTTTCTTAATCAAGCATTACATTCACTTTTGTGAGTATGGAAcaaaaagttcattaaaaatgaacgCACTTCTGATGCTAAGAAAACTGCCAAATGGGGAAAACTCAACGAATTGAACTCTCAATGCCAGGAGCAGCCATACCTCTTTGCTGTCAAAATACAGAGCAAGTCGAGGCCAACATTATGCCATAGTGCAAAGGCTTGCTAAGAAAGATCATTTTAAGAGGTCTGCAAGAAAAGATGACTTACTTTGTTATAGGTTTGTCAAATAGAATGGACGAGTTAGTAGTAGAGTACCGACTGCGTCCGACGCTACAGCTGCGGCGCAGCTCCAAGTCCCTGTTTTCTCCGTGGACTCGTCTCACAGTTTTTGCACCAGCTCTACTCCTCAGTGTTCTGGTGACTGAAACgcagaaacaaagtattttgaaacACTGAAGATGGGATTCTCCTTATTTCACCGTTGCTCTTGTAAAAtgtaaacagacaaacaaaaaaggcaccCTGAAGTggattgatttttctttaaatttcagatCAGAAGTTGTTGTCACAACCACTGCATTCCACTTACTTATCGCTCTGCACGTTTAAACTGTCTACTTAAAACTGTGACCTGTAGAGAAATTCTTAAAGAGACTGAAAGCTAGCCAGACAAAAACAAACGTGCAACTTTTGTTCCATGCAGGAGGGAAATCTACTCCAGTTATTTCTGTCTTGGAAAAGGGAGAACAATCAacacctttctctaaggtgtttTCACTCCATTCATGTCAAACTGTATCTAACAGTGCTCAAAACAAACACTATTACATTGCAAGCCTCTTCCTAAGAGGTGTATGTTTTATTACTCTGTTTATGCATGCAgcactttcatttcctgcattATGATCTAACAGCTCAAGGAGGTAAGAATCGTTTCAAGACAAACACCCAAACACCACATAACTCAAACTcgtgctttttagaaaaaagcCTGCCCATTGTTTACCATACAGCACCCTTTGGCACACGTTTGTTGCTTGCACTGTCATTAAAAGAGCCAAGAGGacaaggggaagggaagagctaCGCCACAGTGGTGGTAGGATCACAGCTAAGGTTTACTTTTGTGGTTGCCAACTATAAAACTAAGTTTGAACTTACCAAGTATCAATTTACTTTGCACAATTAGAACAGTTTGCTTTGTGCCTACCAAGCCGCAATTCACACTGCTCCCTCCCCAAGGAATTCATAAAATCTCCTATTTGCACCTACCTCTCTTCACAGAAAAGTCACTGATGACTGAATTCAGCTGACTACAGAAGGCTTTGGGGCCAAATGAAAGCGATGGAGTGACCAAGTACCATCCTCTTCAGTAACCAGCGTAAATAGGTATCCCGGGGAGTTACAGCCACTTACCTGtgttatattcttttttttgttccaatttCGGCTTTCTCAACTGCCTACATTAAGAAAGaggacaggggagagaagggagaaaagagtTTTTGTGTTAGACCCATCAAGGGTGGGAAATTTCACCATGTTTACAAGCCAGTGCTCCATGGTATACAAAGAGAAGCCTGTAGGCCTCACGGAGGATCCAGACCCCAAGTCTGTTGCGTACCATATACACGCGGTTCTGTATGTACCCACATTTCCTAGCTTGCTCATGTTGAATTCTCAAAATTATGAGCAATAGCACCCAAGCGGATAAGATACGTGTCCTGGTTTCGGTTAGGACAGAGTTAGTTCTCCTCCTAGTAGCGGGTAGgttgctatgttttggcttaggaagTGTGAAAGGATGTTTAGAGGAGTGCTGATACCACCCCGATGtttcagttgctgcagagcagtactTACAACAAGCCAAGGACCTTTCGGTGTCTCACTGTCCTACTAGCGATCAGAATCGGCGCACAGCAACAGCTGCGAGGGGACAGACTCAGGATGGCCgaccccaactggccaaagAATTCTATGCCTTATGGCAACACGCTGCACCATGGATAGGGCGGGGCAGCCGGGCTGCTAGGGGTTACGCTGGGCACTGGTCAGCGGGTagtgagcaactgcattgtacatcacttgttttgtacacattactATTagcagtactattatcatcatcatcattattattttcctgtcttaataaactgtctttatctcaactcgcaggcttcactttcccgtttccctcccccatcccagagagggaggtgggagggtTGGAGAAGGGCTGTGTGGTTTAACCCgtccggcagctaaacaccacaacaaCACCTCAAAggggttggggaaaaaaacacatgtttttttagaaaagcagaagactTCCACTGAGAAGAGGGATTCTAGTTTTAAGGTACTGGTATGCCATCAGCATGCTCATAGGCCTCTGCTGATTTTAGCCGGAGGTTTATCAGGCCACAACTCACTGCACatgctttctctcttgcttttcaaTCTACAAATCGAACAGAGATTGAACATATAGAAATACAGTACCTTGAAAAGCGTCTTCTGTTGACATTTCCCCTCAGTATCGCCATACTTTCTTCAAAGCTGGAGACCGAACACCGCAAGATGCTTTTTCTCATTGATCTTAAACAGTGTCCGTTGAAACATTCAATACTGGTAGAAGAATAATCCCAGcacacatatgtatgtatggaacaaaaagttcattaaaaatgaacgCACTTCTGATGCTAAGAAAACTGCCAAATGGGGAAAACTCAACGAATTGAACTCTCAGTGCCAGGagcagtgtcctggtttcagttagaacagaattaattttcttcctagtagctggtggaatgctatgttttggcttaggatgagaagagtgctgataacaccccgatgttttaatcgttgcagagcagtgcttatactaagccaaggacatctcagcttcttgctctgtcctgccaatgggcaggctgggggtgtagcaagagctgggaggggacagacccaggacaggtgacccaaactggccaaaggggtattccataccatctgacgtcatgataaacaatatataggggtggctagacGGGGGATGGGGGCCaaactgcttggggttaggctgggcatcggtcagcaggtggtgagcaattgcattgtgcatcacttgtttgtacacataattattagtagtactattatcatcactgtatattattattattgttattgttgttattattattattgttgttgttgttgttattattattttcctgtcttattaaactgtctttatctcaactcatgggcttcactttccatttctctcccccgtcccagagagggaggggggagggtgagcggacggctgcgt of Anas acuta chromosome 32, bAnaAcu1.1, whole genome shotgun sequence contains these proteins:
- the LOC137846463 gene encoding ATPase family AAA domain-containing protein 2-like isoform X7; this translates as MRKSILRCSVSSFEESMAILRGNVNRRRFSRQLRKPKLEQKKEYNTVTRTLRSRAGAKTVRRVHGENRDLELRRSCSVGRSRYSTTNSSILFDKPITNTAEVLLQKMAEMEQMHRCQRCWEDVEENLDIFTCVKSDFERTGPGSPDEIVRQRDRERTNSGQPHSVRQKESLENAGSQKCRRRARQRRADDISDSTPSCSSPLLSTCDTEDGGESSEDGESISPRRTFRVKRQKQDLKRVQRDQKKVGRSQGDAMQIDSVLSRKLIIVSASVSSDYERSQCAIYNYLC
- the LOC137846463 gene encoding ATPase family AAA domain-containing protein 2-like isoform X4 — translated: MRKSILRCSVSSFEESMAILRGNVNRRRFSRQLRKPKLERRKEYNTVTRTLRSRAGAKTVRRVHGENRDLELRRSCSVGRSRYSTTNSSILFDKPITNTAEVLLQKMAEMEQMHRCQRCWEDVEENLDIFTCVKSDFERTGPGSPDEIGSENKENDGEDVPRRYNLRQSKPADRYQAPMEIRQRDRERTNSGQPHSVRQKESLENAGSQKCRRRARQRRADDISDSTPSCSSPLLSTCDTEDGGESSEDGESISPRRTFRVKRQKQDLKRVQRDQKKVGRSQGDAMQIDSVLSRKLIIVSASVSSDYERSQCAIYNYLC
- the LOC137846463 gene encoding ATPase family AAA domain-containing protein 2-like isoform X3, with product MRKSILRCSVSSFEESMAILRGNVNRRRFSRQLRKPKLEQKKEYNTVTRTLRSRAGAKTVRRVHGENRDLELRRSCSVGRSRYSTTNSSILFDKPITNTAEVLLQKMAEMEQMHRCQRCWEDVEENLDIFTCVKSDFERTGPGSPDEIGSENKENDGEDVPRRYNLRQSKPADRYQAPMEIRQRDRERTNSGQPHSVRQKESLENAGSQKCRRRARQRRADDISDSTPSCSSPLLSTCDTEDGGESSEDGESISPRRTFRVKRQKQDLKRVQRDQKKVGRSQGDAMQIDSVLSRKLIIVSASVSSDYERSQCAIYNYLC
- the LOC137846463 gene encoding ATPase family AAA domain-containing protein 2-like isoform X9, yielding MRKSILRCSVSSFEESMAILRGNVNRRRFSRQLRKPKLEQKKEYNTVTRTLRSRAGAKTVRRVHGENRDLELRRSCSVGRSRYSTTNSSILFDKPITNTAEVLLQKMAEMEQMHRCQRCWEDVEENLDIFTCVKSDFERTGPGSPDEIGSENKENDGEDVPRRYNLRQSKPADRYQAPMEIRQRDRERTNSGQPHSVRQKESLENAGSQKCRRRARQRRADDISDSTPSCSSPLLSTCDTEDGGLFE
- the LOC137846463 gene encoding ATPase family AAA domain-containing protein 2-like isoform X8, translated to MRKSILRCSVSSFEESMAILRGNVNRRRFSRQLRKPKLEQKKEYNTVTRTLRSRAGAKTVRRVHGENRDLELRRSCSVGRSRYSTTNSSILFDKPITNTAEVLLQKMAEMEQMHRCQRCWEDVEENLDIFTCVKSDFERTGPGSPDEIGSENKENDGEDVPRRYNLRQSKPADRYQAPMEIRQRDRERTNSGQPHSVRQKESLENAGSQKCRRRARQRRADDISDSTPSCSSPLLSTCDTEDGGESSEDGESISPRRLLSLENRGGMNLLQMNI